The following proteins are co-located in the Desulfatitalea tepidiphila genome:
- a CDS encoding TRAP transporter large permease yields MEIWILSIITITSLAVLLIFGFPISFTMAGLAIFGTLYVWGPAGLYMVAASAFGSGTHFTYIAIPLFLLMAHFLKSSGLAEDLYETMYRWSGHLRGGLAAGTIIICAIFAAMAGISSVATVTMGLIALPSMLKRGYDKSLALGSIMGGGTLGILIPPSIIMIIYGGVAEVSVGQLFMGGVLPGILISLFLILYVLIRCWINPSMGPPVETNFTFKEKLVILKGVILPVLLVMLVLGTIYLGICTPTEAAGIGAFGAFLCVIIYRRLTWDTLKSAILDVTKTNAMIMWIIIGAACFAKFVAVSGLQDSIFELMVNLDISRWWIIIFMQMAFFILGMFLDPAGIVTLLGPLFVPIVINLGFDPLWFGILFVVNMEIGYLTPPFGFNLFYMKGVAPPEITMKDIYRAITPFIAILLLGLIVLMIFPQIALWLPSMMTEGGAS; encoded by the coding sequence ATGGAAATATGGATCCTTTCTATTATAACCATCACCAGCCTTGCTGTACTACTTATTTTTGGTTTTCCTATATCATTTACAATGGCGGGACTTGCGATTTTCGGAACCCTTTATGTGTGGGGGCCAGCTGGACTCTATATGGTTGCTGCCAGCGCATTCGGAAGCGGGACTCATTTTACTTATATTGCCATCCCCCTTTTTCTTCTAATGGCCCATTTTCTTAAATCCAGCGGATTAGCAGAGGACTTGTACGAAACCATGTACCGCTGGTCGGGCCATTTAAGGGGAGGGTTGGCCGCCGGAACAATTATTATTTGTGCAATATTTGCGGCAATGGCTGGTATCAGTTCGGTGGCAACCGTCACAATGGGATTGATCGCCCTGCCTTCGATGCTAAAGAGAGGCTATGATAAGTCGTTGGCCTTGGGAAGTATCATGGGGGGAGGCACATTAGGTATCCTTATTCCGCCTAGCATTATCATGATTATTTATGGCGGAGTTGCTGAAGTATCAGTTGGTCAACTCTTCATGGGTGGCGTCCTCCCAGGTATCCTGATATCGCTTTTTCTTATTCTCTATGTTTTAATAAGATGTTGGATTAATCCCAGCATGGGGCCTCCGGTTGAAACGAATTTTACCTTTAAAGAAAAACTCGTGATATTAAAAGGGGTTATCCTTCCGGTTCTTCTGGTTATGTTAGTCTTAGGCACAATCTATCTTGGTATATGCACACCTACGGAAGCAGCCGGCATCGGTGCGTTTGGTGCATTTTTATGTGTGATAATCTATCGACGCCTGACGTGGGACACTTTAAAAAGTGCGATTTTGGATGTCACAAAGACAAACGCTATGATCATGTGGATCATTATCGGTGCAGCGTGTTTTGCAAAATTTGTTGCTGTATCTGGACTTCAAGACAGCATCTTCGAGTTAATGGTCAATTTGGATATATCACGGTGGTGGATTATCATTTTTATGCAAATGGCCTTTTTCATCTTAGGTATGTTCCTTGATCCAGCAGGTATTGTCACTTTGTTAGGACCACTTTTCGTGCCGATTGTCATTAATTTGGGATTTGATCCCCTTTGGTTCGGTATACTTTTCGTTGTCAATATGGAAATCGGTTATTTAACCCCACCCTTTGGATTTAACTTATTTTATATGAAGGGAGTCGCACCGCCCGAAATCACAATGAAGGACATCTATCGTGCGATAACACCTTTTATAGCCATTCTTTTGCTTGGATTGATAGTACTAATGATTTTCCCACAGATTGCGTTGTGGTTGCCGAGTATGATGACTGAAGGTGGGGCCAGTTAG
- a CDS encoding TRAP transporter substrate-binding protein, whose amino-acid sequence MRKNWMVSLLIVIVSLSFFMLANVNHLHAAKKTTIKLQTVYPALSQTATNLKFFAERVDLLTNGEVEIKIFWPGQMVGAKEGLSAVQRGMIDAFFAGMGLYFSGIIPEAAGVWLPYGWGNTNELFDIMFNYGYLDLLKQAFDQHEVHYVAPMCVGTQGLITKFPVRKLEDVKGKKIRAAGMAGYTVNAFGAAPVNLPPAEIYTALQRGTVDGTTYPWYTIEDYKFYEVASYISTPGFFTPGVCDLIMNRKVWEKLTPEQQKAIDTAGIEMFHNSKKLNDESDEKALEFCKAHNVENIILSDDEFQRFRKAVEPVYEEHGKKSELCAKQLDIINKYREQAALKK is encoded by the coding sequence ATGCGCAAAAATTGGATGGTCAGTTTGCTAATCGTGATAGTGTCATTGTCTTTTTTTATGTTGGCAAATGTAAATCATTTGCATGCGGCTAAAAAAACGACCATAAAGCTACAGACAGTATATCCAGCATTGAGCCAGACTGCTACGAATCTCAAATTTTTCGCCGAGAGAGTCGATTTGTTGACCAATGGAGAAGTGGAAATCAAAATTTTCTGGCCTGGACAAATGGTCGGTGCAAAAGAGGGACTGTCTGCAGTACAGCGAGGAATGATAGATGCCTTTTTTGCTGGTATGGGGCTCTATTTTTCAGGGATAATTCCAGAAGCGGCTGGTGTGTGGCTTCCCTATGGGTGGGGTAATACTAACGAATTGTTTGATATCATGTTCAACTATGGATATCTTGATTTATTAAAGCAAGCATTCGATCAACATGAAGTTCACTATGTGGCTCCAATGTGCGTCGGAACTCAGGGATTAATTACCAAATTCCCGGTAAGAAAACTGGAAGATGTCAAAGGGAAAAAAATACGGGCGGCGGGCATGGCTGGCTATACGGTCAATGCTTTCGGAGCCGCTCCTGTAAATCTACCCCCAGCCGAAATATATACCGCACTTCAAAGAGGCACAGTTGATGGAACCACTTATCCCTGGTATACTATTGAAGATTATAAATTTTACGAAGTGGCGAGTTATATTAGTACTCCTGGCTTTTTTACTCCTGGTGTGTGCGATCTGATAATGAACAGGAAAGTATGGGAAAAACTCACCCCGGAGCAACAAAAAGCCATTGATACTGCCGGTATTGAGATGTTTCACAACTCAAAGAAGTTAAACGATGAATCGGATGAAAAAGCGCTGGAATTTTGCAAAGCTCACAACGTTGAAAACATTATTCTTAGTGACGATGAATTTCAGCGTTTCAGAAAAGCTGTTGAGCCCGTTTATGAAGAGCATGGGAAAAAGTCAGAATTGTGCGCCAAACAGCTCGATATTATCAATAAATACCGAGAACAGGCAGCATTAAAAAAATAA
- a CDS encoding TRAP transporter small permease subunit — MLKLLINVINRINYIVGLLLGLTILLIAALVVYEVTCRYFFNAPTLWSMEINEYLFCAVSLMGGGYCLLKDGHVRVDLLYPRLSAKGQAVVDFCTFPLALLFCVLLVWHGWQETWGAFVGHHLSDSVMAMPLWPAWLTVPLAGFLMGIQIISRLLGHIDNLMSTDAAEQG; from the coding sequence ATGTTAAAACTTCTCATAAATGTAATCAACCGAATAAATTACATTGTGGGGCTTTTACTAGGGCTTACGATTCTCTTAATAGCTGCACTTGTCGTCTATGAGGTGACGTGTCGCTATTTTTTTAATGCGCCGACGCTCTGGTCCATGGAGATCAACGAGTACCTTTTTTGTGCGGTTTCTCTTATGGGCGGAGGGTACTGCCTGCTGAAAGATGGTCATGTTCGGGTTGACCTACTGTACCCAAGGCTATCAGCAAAGGGACAGGCTGTTGTGGATTTCTGCACATTCCCGTTAGCACTACTATTTTGTGTGCTGCTGGTTTGGCATGGTTGGCAGGAAACCTGGGGTGCTTTTGTAGGACATCATTTGTCCGATTCGGTAATGGCAATGCCTCTTTGGCCAGCATGGCTCACTGTCCCTTTGGCAGGCTTCTTGATGGGCATCCAAATTATATCGAGATTACTTGGCCATATAGACAACCTGATGTCTACGGATGCAGCGGAGCAGGGCTGA
- a CDS encoding CaiB/BaiF CoA transferase family protein — translation MKAKRFPLEGIRVLSLTQSWTGPFGSMLLGDLGAEVLRLEQIQYIGGLTRGVEARPNEERWLNDKGGGIMQYVDRKPWGPNGEYPWNRFSFGNCHLQNTYSFTLDFSRPKGWDLLKKIIKLSDIFIENNTPTTAPKLGFTWDFLHEINPKLIVIRSPAFGLSGPHTNWKGFGRNVEGAIGHAWLCRYSEAPEHLISNRQTYLMDNMGAHTVATAAMMALLDRDKTGVGSHVEVAQAEAAMGALPAPWIDYFANGKVRSAKGNRLDTAVQGCYPTLGDDQWVVISIGNDEQWKGFCKAIGNPPWTKEYRFSDLVERLKNQDDLDAQISKWTRKRTNYDVMYILQAHGVAAGPVTTEKNIFEDGHLKDRDFFIEETQKWCGTHLYTGYTGKYNKTPRKSRAEMPPCWLGEHNEYVFKDLLGLSEKEYADLERERYIGTEVLAEAKVSL, via the coding sequence ATGAAAGCGAAAAGATTTCCCTTGGAAGGTATTAGGGTGTTGAGTTTGACACAATCGTGGACTGGTCCATTCGGAAGCATGTTGTTGGGCGATTTAGGTGCAGAAGTATTAAGGTTAGAACAAATCCAATATATCGGCGGATTGACACGGGGTGTAGAAGCCAGGCCCAACGAGGAAAGGTGGTTAAACGACAAGGGTGGGGGGATCATGCAATATGTGGATCGAAAGCCGTGGGGGCCAAACGGCGAGTACCCTTGGAATCGATTCAGTTTCGGCAATTGCCACCTGCAGAATACATACAGCTTCACGCTCGATTTTTCCCGACCTAAGGGGTGGGATTTACTTAAAAAAATAATCAAACTAAGCGATATTTTCATAGAAAACAATACCCCCACCACAGCACCAAAGTTGGGATTCACATGGGATTTTCTTCATGAGATTAATCCAAAACTTATTGTAATTCGTTCGCCTGCATTCGGTCTAAGTGGTCCACATACGAACTGGAAGGGATTTGGAAGGAACGTTGAAGGGGCAATTGGTCACGCTTGGTTGTGCCGGTATTCCGAGGCACCTGAGCATTTAATCAGTAATAGGCAGACATATCTCATGGACAATATGGGGGCCCATACGGTCGCCACGGCCGCAATGATGGCGCTGCTGGACAGAGATAAAACAGGGGTCGGTTCCCACGTTGAAGTGGCACAGGCGGAGGCTGCAATGGGTGCTTTACCAGCTCCCTGGATCGACTATTTTGCTAACGGAAAAGTGCGTTCAGCAAAAGGTAACCGTCTTGATACGGCTGTGCAGGGTTGTTATCCGACTTTGGGGGACGACCAGTGGGTAGTTATTTCAATTGGCAACGATGAGCAATGGAAAGGCTTTTGCAAAGCCATAGGGAATCCACCATGGACGAAGGAATACCGCTTTAGCGATCTGGTGGAAAGACTTAAAAACCAGGATGATCTTGATGCTCAAATTAGCAAATGGACACGTAAGCGCACAAATTATGATGTTATGTATATTTTGCAAGCACATGGGGTGGCTGCTGGTCCAGTGACGACGGAAAAGAATATTTTCGAGGACGGCCACTTGAAGGACCGTGACTTTTTTATTGAAGAGACCCAGAAGTGGTGCGGGACTCACCTGTATACAGGGTACACTGGAAAATATAACAAAACACCGCGAAAGAGCCGCGCGGAGATGCCGCCTTGCTGGCTCGGAGAACATAACGAGTATGTTTTTAAGGATCTCTTGGGGCTTTCCGAGAAGGAGTATGCTGATCTGGAAAGGGAGCGTTATATAGGAACCGAAGTCTTAGCTGAGGCAAAGGTTAGCCTATAG
- a CDS encoding enoyl-CoA hydratase/isomerase family protein: MNFENVQLETSNHIATIKLNMPGSFNTLTDELKADLLRAIELCADDDDTKVVVITGSGKAFCAGGDINLFKDSSNVSDRLRQGLKIVNLIIIGIRRMPKPVIAAINGVTGGAGVSIAAACDLRICASSVKFKIGYTSIGLIPDGGWTLLVPQLIGFSKATELVLLDSPFDAEKALEYGFVNIVVPNERLDEEVYAVAQKLAKGPSVSYAITKGNLNHAMYGLLERQLELEREGMIRAGRTDDSKEGFKAFLEKRSPSFKGK; the protein is encoded by the coding sequence ATGAATTTTGAAAATGTCCAATTAGAAACATCAAACCATATTGCCACAATTAAGTTGAATATGCCTGGGTCGTTCAACACACTTACAGACGAACTGAAGGCCGATCTTTTACGGGCGATAGAGCTATGCGCCGATGACGACGACACCAAAGTGGTAGTCATTACCGGCTCAGGAAAGGCATTTTGTGCCGGAGGAGATATAAACCTGTTTAAGGACTCTTCGAATGTGTCAGACAGGCTCAGGCAAGGATTGAAAATAGTTAATCTGATTATAATCGGAATTCGCAGGATGCCGAAACCTGTGATAGCGGCCATCAATGGAGTGACGGGTGGCGCAGGCGTCAGTATTGCCGCTGCCTGTGATTTGAGGATTTGCGCGTCGTCCGTAAAATTTAAAATAGGCTATACCTCGATTGGCTTAATCCCAGATGGGGGGTGGACTCTTTTGGTGCCGCAACTTATCGGCTTCAGCAAAGCTACTGAGTTGGTTTTGCTTGATTCCCCGTTTGACGCCGAGAAGGCACTTGAGTATGGTTTTGTGAACATAGTGGTGCCTAACGAACGGCTGGATGAGGAAGTCTATGCTGTGGCTCAAAAGCTGGCTAAGGGGCCTTCTGTTTCTTATGCAATTACAAAGGGCAATCTGAACCATGCAATGTATGGTTTGTTAGAAAGACAGTTAGAGCTTGAAAGGGAAGGCATGATAAGGGCAGGAAGGACGGACGACTCGAAAGAAGGGTTCAAGGCATTCCTGGAAAAGAGATCCCCCAGTTTCAAAGGAAAATAG